A window of Nocardiopsis sp. Huas11 genomic DNA:
TCGGCCCGGTCCAGCGAGTCCTCCAGCAGGGCGTCGTGCAGAGGGCCGAAGACCAACGGCCAGCTCAGGCGGGCCGGCCCGTGCGCGCGCATGGCCAGCAGGTGCGCCAGGACGGTGCCGCCGGAGGGATCGGGGCGGACGGTGAACTCGTGGAAGCCGTCGAAGCCGCGCGGCCCGCTGAAGCGCAGCCGCACCCAGTGGCCGGGGACGTACTGCTCCACCGAGTAGCGGACGGGGCCGTGTCCGCCGGCGGCACCGACGGCGAGCGGCCCGTCCATGAACATGGGGGGCCACGTGCCGTGCGCCCAGAGGCGGTCATCGTCCGAGGCCAGGGTATCGATCAGTGCGCCCACCTCCTCGGGTGAGGCGTCCAGGCGGCGTTCGTGGGTGTTGTACACGGGCATGGTGGCTCCATTTTAGAGGGTTGTCTCTAAAAAGAAGTAGAGCATAGTCTCCAGAACATGGGAAGACCCGCACGGTTTCGGACCGAGGACCTGGTGACGGCCGCGATCGGCCTGGCGGCACGGGGCGGCCCGTCCGCGGTGACCATGGCCGCGCTGGCCCGGGAGACCGGGGCGCCCAGTGGATCGCTCTACCACCGCTTCAGCGGACGCCCCGCCCTGCTGGCGTCCGTGTGGACGCACGCCGTCGCCGACTTCCAGGACGGATGCCGCCGCGCCCTGGCCGCCGATCCTCCGTCGGCCGCCGCCGAGGCGACCGCCCGCCACGTCCTGGCCTGGAGCCGCGCCCGCCCCGACGCGGCCCGGGTCCTGCTGCACCGCCCCGCCGACTTCGACGAGGCCCACTGGCCGCAGGGCGACCGAGACCTGCTGCGCGCGGGCAACGCCGAGATCGGGACGCTGCTGGCGCGGCTCGCGCGGGAGCTGCGCGAGCCGGAGGAGAGCGTGGAGGCCGCGCTCGACCGCGTCCGCCTGGCCGTGGTCGACCTGCCCCTCGCGCTGGTGCGCCGCCATCTGCTCCAGGGCACCGGTGTCCCCGCCGAGGCCGAGGACCTGGCCGCCGACGCGTCCCTGCGCCTGCTGGTCCCCCGCACGCGCTAGCGCGGGGACGGCCGGGTGTGGACACACGAAGGTGCATCGGCCGCACGGAGTGTGGTCTCGGTCCGTGCGGTGGGCCATGACATGCCACCGACACCACAATGCGCCTTCCGTCCTACCGGGCAGGCCAGACTGGACTCCGTTGGTCACCGCCGTGTTCAGGAATCGTGCGCGCGGACCGCGTGTGGGGGTCGGAGGGGCATTCGCCCGCGGAGCCATCGGACGTCCGGCACCGCCGGCGCCGACACCACCCGACGGCGACGGTGTCCCGGGGGACGCGGCAGCGTCGAAGGAAGGGAGGTGCGTGGGATGGCAGACGCCGAACACCCACTGGAGACCGCGTTCCTGCGCGCGGTGTTCGACGGCATGGGAGCGGGGCTGCTCGTCACCGACGCCACGGGGCACATCACCGCCTCCAACGCCTTCGCCCATCGGATCCTCGACCGCCCCGGGGAGCAGCTGCTGGGTCATGACCTGCACGACCTGCTGCACCGCGACGAGGAAGGGAACGAGGTTCCCCGGGAGGCATGCCTGCCCCTGACCGTGCTGCGGAGCGGTCGGCCGGCCGAAGGCAGCGACGAGTTCTTCCTGCGGGGCGACGGCACCCTCCTTCCCATCATCTGGGCGGCCACCCCGCTCCGGCACGAGGGGGCGGACGGCGCCGTCATCGTCTTCCACAACTTCAAGCGACACCGCGACGCCGCCGAACAGACCGCGGCGCACCTCGTGGCCCTGGAGGAGTTGACCACCCGGCTCGGCATGGTGGCCGAGGTCTCCGGACTTCTGGGATCCACGCTGGAGATCCCCGAGATGCTGGACCGGCTGGTCGGACTGCTGGTGCCGGACATGGCCGACTGGGCGGTGGCCGACCTGTTTCCGCGGGGGCGGACGGAGGAGGCCCGGCGCATCGCGGTCCACGTCGCGGGCGACCCCGCCACGGCCGAGTCGTTGAAGGGCCCTGTGCAGCCACCGCCGCGCACGCCACGTACGGCGCTGGCGCGGGCCCTGTACGGCGTCCAGCCCACTGTGCTCGACGCACGGGACCTGTCCGGCGAAGCGGACGAGCCGCTCGCCCGCGCTCACCAGGAGCTGATCGACCGCCTGGGCGCACACTCCGCGGTGGTGGTACCCCTGCACACCCGCCGCGAGGTCTTCGGCGTACTGACGGTGGCCCGGACCGGGTCACGGCCCGCCTACACCGAAACCGGGCTCCTCGTGCTCAACGACATCGCGCGGCGGACCGGGATGGCGATGGAGAGCGCGCGGCTCTTCGAGGAACAGCGCCACGTCGCCGAGACCATGCAGCGCCAGCTCCTGACCCCGCTACCGCAGGTCGACCATCTCCAACTGGCCGCCCGGTACCAGCCCGCGCAGCGGGCCGCGGAGATCGGTGGGGACTGGTACGACGCCTTCCTCCTCGCCGACGGTGTCATGACCCTGGTCATCGGTGACGTGGTCGGCCACGACCTCCAGGCCGCCGCGCACATGGCCGAGGTCCGCAACATGCTGCGTGCCCTGGCGTGGGACCGCCAGGAACCGCCCAGTCTGATCATGCGACGGCTCGACGAGGCCATGACCAACACCAGCGACGCCCCCATGGCCACCGCCGTGCTGGCCCGGATCGAAGGCCCCGAGGGCGGACCCTGGGACCTGCACTGGGTCAACGCCGGGCACCCTCCACCCCTGCTCGTGACCGCCGACGGCCGCACCCGCTACCTGGAGGGCGGCCACGGCCCCCTACTCGGGATGAGCGCGGCCCTGCACCTGGGCCTGG
This region includes:
- a CDS encoding SRPBCC family protein gives rise to the protein MPVYNTHERRLDASPEEVGALIDTLASDDDRLWAHGTWPPMFMDGPLAVGAAGGHGPVRYSVEQYVPGHWVRLRFSGPRGFDGFHEFTVRPDPSGGTVLAHLLAMRAHGPARLSWPLVFGPLHDALLEDSLDRAELTFHGSVRAPARWSPWVRLLRSALARTAPASRRQTVG
- a CDS encoding TetR/AcrR family transcriptional regulator; translation: MGRPARFRTEDLVTAAIGLAARGGPSAVTMAALARETGAPSGSLYHRFSGRPALLASVWTHAVADFQDGCRRALAADPPSAAAEATARHVLAWSRARPDAARVLLHRPADFDEAHWPQGDRDLLRAGNAEIGTLLARLARELREPEESVEAALDRVRLAVVDLPLALVRRHLLQGTGVPAEAEDLAADASLRLLVPRTR
- a CDS encoding SpoIIE family protein phosphatase, encoding MADAEHPLETAFLRAVFDGMGAGLLVTDATGHITASNAFAHRILDRPGEQLLGHDLHDLLHRDEEGNEVPREACLPLTVLRSGRPAEGSDEFFLRGDGTLLPIIWAATPLRHEGADGAVIVFHNFKRHRDAAEQTAAHLVALEELTTRLGMVAEVSGLLGSTLEIPEMLDRLVGLLVPDMADWAVADLFPRGRTEEARRIAVHVAGDPATAESLKGPVQPPPRTPRTALARALYGVQPTVLDARDLSGEADEPLARAHQELIDRLGAHSAVVVPLHTRREVFGVLTVARTGSRPAYTETGLLVLNDIARRTGMAMESARLFEEQRHVAETMQRQLLTPLPQVDHLQLAARYQPAQRAAEIGGDWYDAFLLADGVMTLVIGDVVGHDLQAAAHMAEVRNMLRALAWDRQEPPSLIMRRLDEAMTNTSDAPMATAVLARIEGPEGGPWDLHWVNAGHPPPLLVTADGRTRYLEGGHGPLLGMSAALHLGLEWPDAREEIPERSTVLLYTDGLIESRDRPIDRGMAELRRHAGALVHLGLEDFLDELLARTDPSGDDVAVLALRLPSAGEGAPGDTSPPPPRHAHSPADPGRSAPGSRVEGTPVEDASASGADDFHAD